The region ttctagtacaactgggtcgatatgatcaactctgggaaaaagaaagaacgAAAAAtaacgaacaaacaaataaacaaacgaacatacgctgaatgtgatagtgtgattttcattaagtttctacgacttttaggggttgtttcacCCCCCTAAAAGGGGGCGAaactcctaacttttgatgagtaagactaaaggtgatgaaacttatatatttaaaatcagcattaaaacgtgattcttttgatgtaacttttggtatcaaaattccatttttttacagtttcggttactatggagccgggtcactccttactatagttcgttaccatgaactttttATAGCTGCTTGAAGCGGAGCGAAGCATTATGCATTCTAttgaaattgtatatttttgttgttcGTGATTAGTTTTGAGATTCATTTAAAGACAAAATGAGCTGTATAAAGGGTTGCAAAAGATGGCGATGAAGTTTCAAAAACTGTTAGATAGAAACACCTTTTTTGTCCATTTGATAGTTTAAGGAGATATATAGGATGGATTCTTTGCTAAACCAAATAAAGAACATGCATTGGAGGACGGGTACGTGCAAGGAATATAAAGGCAAGGTTTGCTTAAACATACGTCTGCTATTTATCTGACTCGTTCCAATGTTCAGGTTGCCACTGAAATTAGAATAAGGAGTATAAGTACAGAATATTTTACACTCCCAGGTAGGAATACGCTTTAAATAATTTGGGATTTGGTTAATTGTATAATCAGTGATTTCCAGTTGCTATAAATGTTCAAATCAGGTTTGTAACGCAAAATTTGATATATGTATGTTCTGTTGTGGGGAATTATACAATGTTTTACTATGATAACATACTCTGGGTGTGTATTAAATATAGCAACATAATTTTTGTAGTAACATTGACTTTTTTCCTGAATCTTAGTTACTCGCGATGGAAGATACTTGCTCCAAAATTATTTAAGCATGACAAAAAAGTGCCAAAATATTTCAGTCATTGTTGTTTTcatatattaaaacaaatttcaaaaatattgacttCTCCCAAATTATTTGTTGCAGCAGTAGctttcaatcaaacagttggtggtaacgaactgtagcaaggagcgacccggctcaatagtaaccaaaattctaaaatatgaaatttcgatatcaataactacatcaaaagaatcgcattttaatgctgattttaaatatataactttaatcaagtttagtattacccatcaaaagttacgagccggagaaaattcgccttattttagaaaatagggaaaaaaaaacccctaaaagtcatagaatcttaacgaaaattacaccatcagattcagcgtatcagaagaccctattgtagaagtttcaagctcctatctacaaaaatgtggaattttgtattttttgccagaaggcagatcacggatgcgtgtttatttgtttgtttttttccccaggggtgatcgtatcgacccagttgtcctagaatcttgcgagagggttcattctaccggaaatgaaaagttctagtgcccttttttagtgaccaaagatattggagggcacctaggtcccctcccacgctaattattttcctaaagttaccagatcaaaattctgagatagccattttattcaacgtagtcaaaaaactttataactatgtctttggggacgacttactcccacacagtccccgtgggaggggccacaagttacaaactttgaccagtgcttacatatagtaatggttatttggaagtgtacaaacattttcagggggatttttgggttTAGGGGAGGAGTtgataagagggggatatgttgggggaactttccaacgaggaatttgtcatgagggaagaagattttcatgaagggagcgcaggattttctagcattattaaaaaaaatacaatgaaaaaataaatgtgaaaaagtttttgagctgaaagtaaggagaagcattaaaatttaaaacgaatagaaattattacgcatatgatgggctcacctcctcctaatacctcgctctttttaaagctaaagtatttttagtaatttcaactatttattctacggcttttgtgattcaggggtcattctttagaaattggaacaaaacttaagctttagtgtaaagagcgaggttctgacgaggggatgaacccctttgtaaagttctagttgcctttttaagtagccaaaaatcggagggcatctaggcctcctcccccgcttctttttttctcaaaataattcaatcaaaactatgagaaagccatttagcaaaaaaaaaaatatgcaaatttcgttttaattattcatctgcagagagccaaaatcaaaacatgcatggattcaaaaacgttcagaaattaaattaaaaaaaacaagtttttttaacggaaagtaaggagcgacattaaaacttaaaacgaacagaaattacttcgtatatgaaaggagatgcttcctcatcaacgccccgctctttacgctaaagttttttactattttaaaaagtagagttaagaaaaagagtcaaactttagcgtaaagagcggggcgttgatgaggaagcatctcctttcatatccgaagtaatttctgttcgttttaagttttaatgtcgctccttactttccgttaaaaaaaacttgtttttttatttaatctagcaAGAGATGATCATCTCCAATACTGAGAAATACAGTAGCCCGTAACTCCTAAATATAGAGTTTGATCGAAATACGAAGTACACTACTAGAATCAATTAGTCCGAAACCCTTATGTAGGAAACTTACAGATCCTTCGCTtgaataacaaacaaaattcaTTGGCTTGAAAACAAGGAAAGTTGCTTGAACCACAATATTCTGCATCAAGGGCATCTTTTTTTCCCGCTTTGTTCTCTCAGATAGTTGGACACTtggaaaatcatagagagctgtttaatgactcattttaaaggaaattgccacatgtagtgccttttgtaattaaaaaataaaagttttagaaatgtaataactttttccaagaaatctGAATTTTCGTGTATAAACTTGATGAATGATGATGTCATAATCGTAGGTTGTTGCCATTGATGTAATAAGCggataaaatatttaaacacgTTTATACTTTGACAAGGTGATTTTTTTCTCAGTCCAGGATTGCTAAGGTTATTAtctaaactgaaaaaatatttatggtgttggagcaataattgtaatttttaattaaaactaaaaaataccggaaaactttaaattagttttattttttgttaggttcTAACTACCCGATGCGTGATTTACaatgtattttcataaaaaaaatcattttttttagttttcagttcaagatcgctaaagctattatgtaaaccacaaaaatatttatggtgtctgagtaaaaattacaattttttaattaaaagtagaaaaatacctgaaaaccttaaaattagCTTTGGTTTTTGTTAGGTTCTAACTACTCAACTCTTGATCCGGGTTACAATATCATTAAGGCACTTAATATATAATggacaattttcaaaataaagtttttatctcactgttattttttatatattgttatttatattattatttctgtggtatattaaattttacaaCTTTCGGTAGCCCTTCACTTGTAGACTGGGAAGGCAACCTTAATACTGATTCCCAGGAGGctcttattaaaaaacaagctttcaaCTATAATCTAGTCAACTGCCCATTTTATTGCGACTATACTTCAATTAAAATCAAAGGGTACAGGCGACAAATACATCGACATTTGAAACcaatgaaatatttacaatttgaCATTTCCGTCCAATCTCTTTATGAAGGATATAGTCTAATATTTATGATGAATGATAATAAAACCGAATTAGAAGTAGCTTTCTTTGAGAAGAGTATAAAATCCAGGATATTATACGATAGGTCCAAGCTTATTTGGAATGATACGATGGCTATGTCGTATAGAAAATTACTAGATATAGGTTGTCGATACTTTGCACAATATGAAGACGAATATCAGAACGAAGAATCAGTCGCTCCTTTTGTAACTATTAGGACTATGATCCCAAGCAATCCTATTTTGAAATGCCGAGTTTTTATTTAGACGATTATCAATATTTAAAAGAGGCAATATATGAATCAGGAACACTGAATCAAAATTATGGAGGAAAGATGAAAGGTGTAAGATCTAGTGAATTAGAAGAAAAAGTCTCAGTTCGTAAGAATCTACAGTAGATGGTTAAAATCTATTAAAGATACCTTTGATGTTATACTACCTCAGCAAGGAACAGAGATTTTCATGAATGTAAATGATATGATTGAAAAACTACATAGTTTGCTAAGTAGCAGGGCTGCTGGAAACACACCTGATGAAGTGAGAAGTGAGGCTATTGACCTGCTCGattcattgtaaaaaaaaaattcttaagaaaaatGACTATAATACTATTTACAACAACTATCtcggaatttaaattttataaaaaaaaagcatggcAATATATGGCTGGATACATATTATCAttgatacatattatcattcctatGACATTTTTTACCAGAGATTCTCATGTTAAAAATCACGCATTCAATACATTGGTGCGTGTTTTTTGCAAACCACCTCCAATGTCATAAACCATCTCAAATCAATTCACCATTTCACACTATTACTGGCCCTCTGGCATTAACGGTCATCCCCTCAtcagaggcaccatttgggccaaatcttggggtggacatgaactccatctgccccccctcccaattcactttgtgtcgcgtaagaaaaatccGGGTTTTGACAGCACattgatcgaatattctaagtaaaaatgcattttgagCACCCATGTGTTGCTtgaaaatgtactgtaaccaaatgtggaactcagccacactgacctcttagattaattataacaacgaagaatacagtcaacgaggttaagtgattaaactgaaagaggaaaattcaaccagactacaggctggcattcctcagcgagaaactttcttatttaagtaaacaatacgttggcgaaagtaaccttcattgttatgctgagggttgtaaccaaaatctcagttttccttcagcagaaatcttacagatcaaatatatttacaaaaaggaaaaacataacaagataaaaaaaaaatataacaacattcaaggtaacaaggggaaccgccgagctttcatctttgcaaaatcgtcaacaagctggttgtagtccaaattttttactaaatccttctctgcaaatatcaaaaggaggtgactgagacgatcatctCCTTTTGTACACCGCAGGTAGTTCTTCACTAtatctaggctagaaaacaaacgagcattgctcgctgttgtctcaggaagtggggcagcaatacgaagtactttacTTACTTCTGAGTTAGCCACTgataatgcctgaagatggtcgacaatgtctaggaagttttccggctttttctcctcattgagTAAGAAACGCctggcaataccagcttgagattcgagaagaatgctgttgatatccagctcgccgtaaagagaagagaaacgcttgagcagctctgtgtccataaacttggttgagcttggatccaaggcttcgagcgtacccagcactggcaagttatctgtgaaccttctgtcaaattcggctagtagacggtcaaaagttttgaagtattcttgcttcatttcatccgccaaagtagtagtccaatttctggattcgatgaaattctttcctagcgtcaaagttgtcacaaattatTTCCGATGgttggtgatcttttgagttgTTCAAGGTCGCCTtttctgaccaacagaggagggtctagtcgCGGGGCCATTCACAGAAGGTACTTTAATTTCGAGTTctgttgcaaactctttagccttcttgaaaagcgatacaaatgaagcatctgaacgcaggtcggtgagtttgcttcttgtggcctgaatcagggtgtgcgatcgagaaataaccaagtcaacgGCGACGGCATGGAGCTGCTGGGACAGCAATTTTGTCACTCGCATAATTGCTTTTAtgtagtgcaattggaagataacaGGGAACGATTCCATCAAGGAATGATaggccaggaactgacctattttagtcaatcaacttagaggaattgctgcaaatattcagaatttataatattagtataatcatctaggaaatgggcatttgacagaacttgagaatttaattatgtagctaacctgctttcaaagtttacaatggttaatagcaaatagtgttattattatggccggcaaagggccctttttggtggaagcttGAGCCCCCTggaaatctggggtgggcatttgtccacccctgcccccccccaaatggtgcctctgcCCCTCATCATTCTTAAGACGTTTTTGggttttcttaacaaaaattatgcattaaatccattgaCTCATGTTATCGCAACTCAACCCTCCGTGATAAAGCATCTCGATTCACGCCACCGTGCCATACTATCACTACCCCCCTCTAGTACCCTCCAGCACCTCCCCCTCCCATTATTCCTAAGGTAGTTTTCAGATATTTCCATGataaaatcatacatttaaccCAACGGTTCATGTTTTTGCAACTCAACACTCCGTGATACACCATACTaattaaagaattaaagaatTAGTTAAAGAATATATAAGTGCGAAATATATTTGGAAACTGTTTATATGTAAAACACTATTACATTATactaaatatctatctatactatctatctatctatctatctatatattacATTATactatgtatctatctatatattgaatatgacgtcatgtagatttttttcagttttcttttccttgttttagttttttattttttatttttaggttttttcttatttttttagtttttctttttttctttttttcattttaatttttttgctttttctattttttttcttttgttctttttatagttttttatattttttaatttttaattttttctttttagttttttctttttttagtttttttcttttttagttttttcttttattagttttttctttttttatttttagttttttgtatttttttagttttttgattttgtttttttagttttttaccttttttaattttttagttttttcttcttttttagttttctttttcttctttatttttaggtttttctcctttttagtttttcatttttagttttttcgtttttagatttttttaaagtttttttcttatttctttttagtttttctttttttagtttattttcttttttagtttttttctttttttagtttttagctgtTTTTCTAGGTTTTTATTCGTCACAAACAGGAAAAACTtatggctttttcttatttggaataGGAACAGACGAACTTCAGAGAATCAGGCAGCTAAGTACAATATGTGCCAtggtttattctttaataggtTTCAGCCGTCTAATAGAGCATATAATCCCCATTTTAAAGaagcaatttttaaaataagtttgtttCAAGATATCTTGTCAATAGAATATTTCAGTTAACATAGGCTAGGCGGAGATGAGTTTTGCTGAATTCCTTTCAGACTTTCAGGATTCTTAGAGGTCGTTTCTTACTGTAACTATTGAGCTGACTCGCTCCTAACTTGTGGTTCGTTACTTTGAACTGTTTTTTAGAACTTTGTTTGCTAATTGTTTCTTTGTGTAAATTTTGTAGAAAATTGGAGCTATAGTTTAGTCCGTTTTGGAAGCAATATTCATTCTATTAAAGAGTAGTATTTTTGAGTCCAAATAAAATTTGcgctattttggaaaatttatttttttggaggcTGTTGGTTCCTTTACGTGCAACTGTACTCGAATGCCATTGCAACAGGATTAGCAAGGTACGACAATAATGACTCAACACTACAATAAATTTGCACTAAAAACACCATTATCTTTTTCTGACAAGAAAATagacttgataaaaaaaaagacaaagtaaaCGATAAAAACTAGAGTTTATTTGGGTTTTCCTTGATTAACAACAGCTTCCATAGCTTTGTACACGGTTTCTTCATCACCAAGAAATTTCATAGATTTAATCGGTTTGAAATTGTCATCAAGTTCGTAAACGAAAGGAATTCCAGTTGGCAAGTTTAATCCCATAATAGCTTCATCAGACATTTGATCCAAATGTTTGACAATACCTCTTAGACTATTTCCGTGGGCAGCAATAAGGATATTCTTTCCTTTCTTTATTTGAGGAACAATAACTTTGTCCCAATATGGTAGTGTCCTTTCAATAGTCAATTTCAAGGACTCAAACTTTGGAAATTCTTCTTTGCTAAGTGTACCTTTGTACCTTGGATCatcatttataattttgtagAATTTACTTGATTTTTCAAGTGGTGGCGGGGGACTGTCAAAACTACGTCTCCATATTTGGACCTGCTTCTCCCCATGGATTCTAGCAGTTTCTGCTTTATTAAGACCAGTCAAGCCCCCATAGTGCCTTTCATTTAGTCGCCAAGTCATCTCAACGGGAAGGCTAGGCTGCTcaatttcttcaagaatgactttcaaggtatgttgggCTCTAGTTAAAACTGATGTATGAGCAGAATCAAATTGGTAgcctttttctttcaaagtcTGGCCAGCAGCATGGGCTTCCTGAATTCCTTTTTCACTTA is a window of Artemia franciscana chromosome 7, ASM3288406v1, whole genome shotgun sequence DNA encoding:
- the LOC136029150 gene encoding phosphoglycerate mutase 2-like codes for the protein MNFLRHCILAFNRFLSKFIVINMVYKIVMVRHGESVWNKENKFCGWFDAPLSEKGIQEAHAAGQTLKEKGYQFDSAHTSVLTRAQHTLKVILEEIEQPSLPVEMTWRLNERHYGGLTGLNKAETARIHGEKQVQIWRRSFDSPPPPLEKSSKFYKIINDDPRYKGTLSKEEFPKFESLKLTIERTLPYWDKVIVPQIKKGKNILIAAHGNSLRGIVKHLDQMSDEAIMGLNLPTGIPFVYELDDNFKPIKSMKFLGDEETVYKAMEAVVNQGKPK